One region of Xylanimonas ulmi genomic DNA includes:
- a CDS encoding YwiC-like family protein: MSVRSGGWVPNQHGAWAMLALPFLVGVARGAADGALRPVLVPLLALWFVGYFAYFALGLWLKSRRRPRYLPAMWTYGGATAALGLTVLALDWRLIAWAPVFAPFLALGLWAAARRTERSVLAGGALVAAASIMTLVAYTAGRDGGPVWRALARADAPIGLLAALAFAYLFGTVLYVKSMIRERGVRAYALASIGYHAAVTVAAVPVALARDPAWWWAVAFLAAMTARAWALSTRRASAKALGLGEVAATVALGAIALALP, encoded by the coding sequence GTGTCTGTGCGCTCGGGAGGGTGGGTCCCCAACCAGCACGGGGCGTGGGCGATGCTCGCGCTGCCGTTCCTGGTCGGCGTCGCGCGTGGCGCCGCGGACGGCGCCCTCCGGCCGGTGCTCGTGCCGCTGCTCGCGCTCTGGTTCGTGGGCTACTTCGCCTACTTCGCGCTGGGGCTGTGGCTCAAGTCGCGCCGCCGGCCGCGGTACCTGCCGGCGATGTGGACCTACGGCGGCGCCACGGCCGCGCTCGGGCTGACCGTGCTCGCCCTCGACTGGCGGCTGATCGCCTGGGCGCCGGTGTTCGCGCCGTTCCTGGCGCTCGGGCTGTGGGCGGCCGCGCGGCGCACCGAGCGGTCGGTGCTGGCGGGCGGCGCCCTGGTGGCCGCGGCGTCGATCATGACACTCGTGGCGTACACGGCGGGCCGGGACGGCGGCCCGGTCTGGCGGGCGCTGGCACGCGCCGACGCCCCGATCGGGCTGCTCGCGGCGCTGGCGTTCGCCTACCTGTTCGGCACGGTGCTCTACGTCAAGTCGATGATCCGCGAGCGGGGCGTGCGGGCGTATGCGCTCGCGTCGATCGGGTACCACGCCGCGGTGACCGTCGCGGCCGTGCCCGTGGCGCTGGCGCGCGACCCGGCGTGGTGGTGGGCCGTCGCGTTCCTCGCCGCGATGACGGCGCGCGCGTGGGCCCTGTCGACGCGGCGGGCCTCGGCGAAGGCGCTCGGCCTGGGCGAGGTCGCCGCGACGGTGGCGCTGGGCGCGATTGCGCTCGCGCTGCCCTGA
- the pyrE gene encoding orotate phosphoribosyltransferase gives MTDSATPVFSPTPREQLLELIKDLAIVHGKVTLSSGKEADYYVDLRRITLHHRAAPLVGHVMLDHLEELGFGTAEIDAVGGLTLGADPIADALLHAAASRGQDLDAFVVRKEAKAHGMQRQIEGPDVAGRRVVVVEDTTTTGGSPITAIEACRAAGAEVVAVATIVDRATGAGEKIEALGVPYHPLFGLQDVGLA, from the coding sequence GTGACCGACTCTGCGACTCCCGTGTTCTCCCCGACCCCCCGCGAGCAGCTCCTGGAGCTCATCAAGGACCTCGCGATCGTGCACGGCAAGGTGACGCTGTCCTCCGGCAAGGAGGCCGACTACTACGTGGACCTGCGCCGCATCACGCTGCACCACCGGGCGGCCCCGCTCGTCGGGCACGTCATGCTCGACCACCTGGAGGAGCTCGGGTTCGGCACGGCGGAGATCGACGCCGTCGGCGGTCTGACGCTCGGCGCCGACCCGATCGCTGACGCGCTGCTGCACGCCGCGGCCTCGCGCGGGCAGGACCTCGACGCGTTCGTGGTGCGCAAGGAGGCCAAGGCGCACGGGATGCAGCGCCAGATCGAGGGCCCCGACGTCGCGGGCCGTCGCGTCGTGGTCGTCGAGGACACGACGACGACGGGCGGCAGCCCCATCACCGCGATCGAGGCGTGCCGCGCGGCGGGCGCCGAGGTGGTCGCGGTGGCCACGATCGTCGACCGCGCGACGGGCGCGGGGGAGAAGATCGAGGCGCTGGGCGTGCCCTACCACCCGCTCTTCGGCCTCCAGGACGTCGGCCTCGCCTGA
- a CDS encoding SDR family NAD(P)-dependent oxidoreductase: MGTALVTGATAGLGLEFAWQLATARHHLVLVARDGQRLDDVAAQIRAAAGVDVEVIRADLAVAEDVTRVAERLAVTGDEDGETRRPVGLLVNNAGFGTSQRFVDGDLDVEVRALDVMVRAVLVLSRAAAGQMTRRGRGAILNVGSVAALTASGTYAAAKAWVRTFTEGLASELRGTGVTATLLSPGFTHTEFHARAHADMSGVPEIAWLDAPRVVADALADVRRGVVLSTPSLRYKAASALLRVAPRGVVRAVGKYR; the protein is encoded by the coding sequence ATGGGAACCGCGCTCGTCACCGGCGCCACCGCCGGACTCGGACTGGAGTTCGCCTGGCAGCTCGCCACGGCCCGTCACCACCTCGTGCTGGTCGCGCGGGACGGGCAGCGTCTCGACGACGTCGCCGCGCAGATCCGCGCGGCCGCCGGCGTGGACGTCGAGGTGATCCGCGCCGACCTCGCCGTGGCCGAGGACGTCACCCGCGTCGCCGAGCGGCTGGCCGTCACGGGCGACGAGGACGGCGAGACCCGCCGTCCGGTGGGCCTGCTGGTCAACAACGCCGGGTTCGGCACGAGCCAGCGGTTCGTCGACGGGGACCTCGACGTCGAGGTGCGCGCGCTCGACGTCATGGTGCGGGCCGTGCTGGTCCTCTCGCGCGCCGCCGCGGGGCAGATGACCCGCCGCGGGCGCGGCGCGATCCTCAACGTCGGGTCGGTCGCCGCGCTCACCGCGAGCGGCACCTACGCGGCCGCCAAGGCCTGGGTGCGCACCTTCACCGAGGGTCTGGCCTCCGAGCTGCGCGGCACGGGCGTGACCGCGACGCTCCTGTCTCCGGGGTTCACGCACACCGAGTTCCACGCGCGGGCGCACGCGGACATGTCGGGCGTGCCCGAGATCGCGTGGCTCGACGCGCCCCGGGTGGTCGCGGACGCGCTCGCGGACGTGCGCCGCGGCGTCGTGCTCTCGACGCCGTCGCTGCGCTACAAGGCCGCCTCGGCGCTGCTGCGCGTCGCGCCGCGCGGGGTGGTGCGCGCGGTCGGCAAGTACCGCTGA
- a CDS encoding tripartite tricarboxylate transporter permease gives MGDLSALIEGFSTVLHPMYLLYALFGVFVGTAVGVLPGIGPAMTIALLLPLTYSLDPAAALIVFAGIYYGGMYGGSTTSILLNTPGESASIVTALEGHKMALAGRGAAALATAAIGSFVAGSIATVALTFLAPVVARWAVRLGEPDYLALMVVAFITVGALLGSSVSRGIAALALGLFLGLVGTDTLTGQQRFTFGVPNLADGVDVVVVAVGLFAVGEALHIASRLRHGPVRVIPIEKGWRTWMRREDWRRSWRPWLRGTAIGFPVGTIPAGGADVATFLSYAAERRVAGPRAKQFGKGAIEGVAGPEAANNAAAAGVLVPLLTLGLPTTATAAIIIAAFQSYGIQPGPLLLTNQSALVWALIASLYIGNVMLVVLNLPLVGMWVRILQIPRHYLYSGILLFGALGSYAVNFAPVDVLLLLGIGVLGLFMRRFGYPVAPMVVGMILGPMAEDRLRRSLAISQGDLTYLVSRPFAALAYGAIVVVVLAGLWLRRRERRVSAEVAGAHAEPKRERV, from the coding sequence ATGGGTGACCTCTCCGCGCTGATCGAGGGCTTCTCGACCGTGCTGCACCCCATGTACCTGCTGTACGCGCTGTTCGGCGTGTTCGTGGGCACCGCCGTCGGTGTGCTGCCCGGCATCGGCCCCGCGATGACCATCGCGCTGCTGTTGCCGCTGACGTACTCGCTCGACCCGGCGGCGGCGCTCATCGTGTTCGCCGGCATCTACTACGGGGGCATGTACGGCGGGTCGACGACGTCGATCCTGCTCAACACGCCGGGTGAGTCCGCCTCGATCGTCACCGCGCTCGAGGGCCACAAGATGGCGCTGGCCGGGCGCGGCGCCGCCGCGCTGGCCACGGCCGCCATCGGGTCGTTCGTGGCGGGCTCGATCGCCACGGTCGCGCTGACGTTCCTCGCCCCGGTCGTGGCGCGCTGGGCCGTGCGGCTCGGCGAGCCCGACTACCTGGCTCTGATGGTCGTCGCGTTCATCACCGTGGGGGCGCTGCTGGGCTCGTCGGTCTCCCGCGGCATCGCGGCGTTGGCGCTCGGGCTGTTCCTGGGCCTGGTCGGCACAGACACGCTCACCGGCCAGCAGCGCTTCACCTTCGGTGTGCCCAACCTCGCCGACGGCGTCGACGTCGTCGTCGTGGCGGTCGGCCTGTTCGCGGTGGGGGAGGCGCTACACATCGCCTCGCGGCTGCGGCACGGACCCGTGCGCGTCATCCCGATCGAGAAGGGCTGGCGCACCTGGATGCGGCGCGAGGACTGGCGGCGCTCGTGGCGGCCCTGGCTGCGCGGAACCGCCATCGGGTTCCCCGTGGGCACCATCCCCGCGGGCGGCGCCGACGTGGCCACCTTCCTGTCGTACGCCGCCGAGCGGCGCGTCGCCGGCCCCCGCGCGAAGCAGTTCGGCAAGGGCGCGATCGAGGGCGTGGCGGGGCCCGAGGCCGCGAACAACGCGGCCGCGGCGGGCGTGCTCGTCCCGCTGCTGACCCTCGGCCTGCCGACGACGGCGACCGCCGCCATCATCATCGCCGCGTTCCAGTCCTACGGGATCCAGCCGGGCCCGCTGCTGCTGACCAACCAGTCGGCGCTGGTGTGGGCGCTCATCGCCTCGCTGTATATCGGCAACGTCATGCTCGTCGTGCTCAACCTGCCCCTGGTGGGCATGTGGGTGCGCATCCTGCAGATCCCGCGGCACTACCTGTACTCGGGCATCCTGCTGTTCGGCGCCCTGGGCTCCTACGCCGTGAACTTCGCGCCCGTGGATGTGCTGCTGCTGCTGGGCATCGGGGTGCTCGGGTTGTTCATGCGCCGCTTCGGGTATCCGGTGGCGCCCATGGTGGTCGGCATGATCCTGGGGCCGATGGCCGAGGACCGGCTGCGCCGCTCGCTCGCCATCAGCCAGGGCGACCTGACCTACCTGGTGTCGCGGCCGTTCGCGGCCCTCGCCTACGGGGCCATCGTCGTCGTCGTGCTGGCCGGACTGTGGCTGCGCCGCCGCGAGCGGCGCGTCAGCGCCGAGGTGGCCGGCGCGCACGCCGAGCCGAAGCGCGAGCGGGTCTGA
- a CDS encoding tripartite tricarboxylate transporter TctB family protein, which produces MSSDLSVATAQRRRSRGRRLGELGFSGVIALAGGFVLLDARRIVVPGSANTLGPRAFPFLVGALMLVAGAVVAAQALRGRLGEEEGGEDVDMAVRTDWRTVVILVGVFVAHILVINVAGWPVAGSLLFAGAAVTLGARPWWKAVLIAVALALAIQLVFGGMLGLSLPPGPLLRGVGLFHG; this is translated from the coding sequence GTGAGCTCGGACCTGTCCGTCGCGACGGCGCAACGGCGCCGATCGCGCGGCCGGCGCCTGGGCGAGCTCGGCTTCTCGGGGGTGATCGCCCTGGCGGGAGGGTTCGTGCTCCTGGACGCGCGCCGGATCGTGGTGCCGGGGTCGGCCAACACGCTCGGGCCGCGCGCCTTCCCGTTCCTTGTGGGCGCGCTCATGCTCGTCGCCGGCGCCGTGGTGGCCGCGCAGGCGCTGCGGGGGCGGCTCGGCGAGGAGGAGGGCGGCGAGGACGTCGACATGGCCGTGCGGACCGACTGGCGCACGGTGGTGATCCTCGTGGGCGTGTTCGTCGCGCACATCCTGGTCATCAACGTCGCCGGGTGGCCCGTGGCGGGGTCGCTGCTGTTCGCCGGGGCGGCGGTGACGCTCGGCGCCCGGCCGTGGTGGAAGGCCGTGCTGATCGCCGTCGCCCTGGCCCTGGCCATCCAACTGGTGTTCGGCGGCATGCTCGGCCTGAGCCTGCCTCCCGGACCGTTGCTGAGGGGAGTCGGTCTCTTCCATGGGTGA
- a CDS encoding Bug family tripartite tricarboxylate transporter substrate binding protein, whose protein sequence is MRQVRTVRAAVSAPLAIGLGVALAGCSALSSGDQGASGESDDAGAITKLSIVVPADPGGGWDQTGRAMQAGLEAEDLAASVSVSNVGGAGGTVGLANIAASNDPNTLLVMGLVMVGAVETNQAQARIEDTTPIARLTEEQEVIVVPADSPYETIGDLVDDVVARGKAVTVTGGSAGGTDHILAALVLKAAGVTPEAVGDTLNYVAYSGGGESLAALLGNNVDAGVSGISEYAEQVNAGALRALAVSGAERDALLPDVPTLIESGYDVELTNWRGVVAPGSVDDAQRDRLIELVTGLAQSPSWRGTLEEKGWADAFLAGDEFDTYLAGNITEIQGVLKDIGLVK, encoded by the coding sequence ATGCGCCAGGTCAGGACCGTCCGCGCGGCCGTATCCGCGCCGCTTGCCATCGGCCTCGGGGTCGCGCTCGCGGGCTGCTCGGCGTTGTCGTCGGGCGACCAGGGGGCGTCGGGGGAGTCGGACGACGCCGGAGCGATCACGAAACTCAGCATCGTCGTCCCCGCCGACCCGGGCGGGGGCTGGGACCAGACCGGACGGGCCATGCAGGCGGGGCTGGAGGCCGAGGACCTCGCCGCGAGCGTGTCGGTCTCCAACGTCGGCGGGGCCGGCGGCACCGTCGGCCTGGCGAACATCGCCGCGTCGAACGACCCGAACACGCTGCTGGTCATGGGCCTGGTCATGGTCGGCGCCGTCGAGACCAACCAGGCGCAGGCCCGGATCGAGGACACCACACCCATCGCCCGGCTCACCGAGGAGCAAGAGGTCATCGTCGTCCCGGCGGACTCGCCCTACGAGACGATCGGGGACCTGGTCGACGACGTCGTGGCGCGCGGCAAGGCCGTGACGGTCACGGGCGGCTCAGCCGGCGGCACCGACCACATCCTGGCCGCGCTGGTCCTCAAGGCCGCCGGCGTCACGCCTGAGGCCGTGGGCGACACACTCAACTACGTCGCCTACTCGGGCGGCGGCGAGTCGCTCGCGGCGTTGCTGGGCAACAACGTCGACGCGGGCGTCTCAGGCATCAGCGAGTACGCGGAGCAGGTCAACGCGGGCGCGCTGCGGGCGCTGGCCGTCTCGGGCGCCGAGCGCGACGCGCTGCTGCCCGACGTCCCGACCCTGATCGAGTCGGGGTACGACGTCGAGCTGACCAACTGGCGCGGCGTCGTGGCGCCCGGGTCGGTCGACGACGCGCAGCGTGACCGGCTCATCGAGCTGGTGACCGGCCTCGCGCAGTCGCCGTCGTGGCGCGGCACGCTGGAGGAGAAGGGCTGGGCCGACGCGTTCCTCGCGGGCGACGAGTTCGACACCTATCTCGCGGGCAACATCACCGAGATCCAGGGCGTGCTCAAGGACATCGGGCTCGTCAAGTGA
- a CDS encoding sensor histidine kinase → MTARLTTPLWCEPHWGMVRATSLRVQLLLLQVAIVLALICTTGVVASWVQERQLRGAYLDRMTGVAQSVARLPSVVDALDDADPSATIQPIAEVIRRASDVTYVVVADTDGIRHSHPDPTRIGERVSTDPAPALAGQVWTGTQTGTLGTSWRVKVPIYGTADDDAASAPVVGVASVGILESELRRDLRAGLGPLFGALAASAAVGVVAAVWVTQLVRRRFFRLEPAQVQALMRDLDGARGLTAALRAQAHEFANTLHVVSGLLDLGRGEDAMRLIERETRDQTAPAPPVPPGVRAPEIAAVLRVKARIAAAHGIALVVDESSDVSGLGDDPTPHDADHYADLLTVLGNLVENAAEAVGPGGHVSVRVTDTAVVVDDDGPGIPRGARREVFEDGVSTKPPTPERPARGVGLALVRRATDRWGGRVIITTSPLRGARVAVTLPWRPPPAPPAQTPAQTPAPSSAARAARARAADR, encoded by the coding sequence GTGACGGCAAGACTCACCACCCCGCTGTGGTGTGAGCCACACTGGGGCATGGTCCGGGCGACGTCGCTGCGCGTGCAGCTCCTGCTGCTGCAGGTCGCGATCGTGCTCGCGCTCATCTGCACGACCGGCGTCGTCGCCTCCTGGGTCCAGGAGCGCCAGCTGCGCGGCGCCTACCTCGACCGCATGACCGGGGTCGCCCAGTCGGTGGCCCGGCTCCCCTCGGTCGTCGACGCCCTCGACGACGCCGACCCCTCGGCCACGATCCAGCCGATCGCCGAGGTGATCCGTCGCGCGTCGGACGTCACCTACGTCGTGGTCGCCGACACCGACGGCATCCGCCACTCCCATCCCGACCCGACGCGCATCGGCGAGCGCGTCTCGACCGACCCGGCGCCCGCGCTCGCCGGGCAGGTGTGGACCGGCACGCAGACCGGCACCCTGGGGACCTCGTGGCGGGTCAAGGTGCCCATCTACGGCACGGCCGACGACGACGCCGCGTCCGCGCCCGTCGTCGGCGTGGCCAGCGTCGGCATCCTGGAGAGTGAGCTGCGCCGCGACCTGCGGGCGGGACTGGGTCCGCTCTTCGGCGCGCTCGCCGCCTCGGCCGCGGTCGGCGTCGTGGCGGCCGTCTGGGTCACCCAACTCGTGCGGCGGCGCTTCTTCCGGCTGGAGCCCGCGCAGGTCCAAGCCCTGATGCGCGACCTCGACGGCGCGCGCGGGCTGACGGCGGCGCTGCGGGCCCAGGCGCACGAGTTCGCCAACACGCTCCACGTCGTCTCGGGCCTGCTCGACCTGGGCCGCGGTGAGGACGCCATGCGCCTGATCGAGCGCGAGACTCGCGACCAGACCGCCCCGGCCCCGCCGGTGCCTCCCGGGGTGCGGGCGCCCGAGATCGCCGCGGTGCTGCGGGTCAAGGCCCGCATCGCCGCGGCGCACGGCATCGCGCTCGTCGTCGACGAGTCCTCGGACGTGTCGGGGCTGGGCGACGACCCCACCCCGCACGACGCGGACCACTACGCCGACCTGCTGACCGTGCTCGGCAACCTGGTCGAGAACGCCGCCGAGGCGGTCGGTCCGGGCGGGCATGTGTCCGTACGCGTCACCGACACCGCCGTCGTGGTGGACGACGACGGGCCGGGCATCCCGCGCGGCGCGCGCCGCGAGGTGTTCGAGGACGGCGTGAGCACCAAGCCGCCGACGCCCGAGCGGCCCGCGCGCGGCGTCGGGCTCGCCCTCGTGCGCCGCGCCACGGACCGCTGGGGCGGGCGCGTGATCATCACGACGTCGCCGCTGCGCGGGGCCCGGGTGGCGGTCACCCTGCCCTGGCGCCCGCCCCCGGCCCCACCCGCGCAGACGCCCGCGCAGACGCCCGCACCGTCGAGCGCGGCGCGGGCGGCGCGGGCGCGGGCCGCGGACCGGTGA
- a CDS encoding response regulator — translation MTAAPGRRESAPLRVLVVEDDPAVADLHRRYVDSHPRFAVVGAAATGSETLRLAAALRPDVVLLDVHLPDGDGLDVLTRLRTLPGPPADVVAATAASEADAVRRAMAGGVAHYLVKPFTAAALRERLDAVWAARERLRQTAHDLGQDEVDRLLARGGPPAAGLPKGIQARSLTRVEAALGEVAPGSAGLSSSQVAAAVGMSRVSARRYLEHLVDAGRAEVEPRYGATGRPENVYRTR, via the coding sequence GTGACCGCAGCCCCCGGGCGGCGCGAGAGCGCACCGCTGCGCGTGCTCGTGGTCGAGGACGACCCCGCGGTCGCCGACCTGCACCGCCGGTACGTCGACAGCCACCCCCGGTTCGCCGTGGTCGGCGCGGCCGCCACGGGATCCGAGACACTGCGCCTGGCCGCCGCACTGCGCCCCGACGTCGTCCTGCTCGACGTGCACCTGCCCGACGGCGACGGACTCGACGTCCTGACCCGGCTGCGGACACTGCCCGGGCCGCCCGCCGACGTCGTGGCGGCCACGGCGGCGAGCGAGGCCGACGCGGTGCGCCGCGCGATGGCGGGCGGCGTCGCGCACTACCTCGTCAAGCCCTTTACCGCCGCCGCGCTGCGCGAGCGGCTCGACGCCGTCTGGGCGGCGCGCGAGCGGCTGCGGCAGACCGCGCACGACCTGGGACAGGACGAGGTCGACCGCCTGCTCGCCCGCGGGGGCCCACCCGCGGCCGGGCTGCCCAAGGGGATCCAGGCGCGGTCGCTCACCCGCGTCGAGGCGGCGCTGGGCGAGGTCGCGCCCGGGTCCGCGGGGCTCTCGTCATCGCAGGTCGCGGCCGCGGTCGGTATGTCGCGGGTCTCGGCGCGGCGCTACCTGGAGCACCTCGTGGACGCCGGGCGCGCCGAGGTCGAGCCCCGCTACGGCGCGACGGGCCGACCCGAGAACGTGTACCGCACACGGTGA